CACCGGTTTGAGGTCAGCAAGGCGCTGAGGGTCAGCTATTGCCTGCCGGGCGGCGCTGCGGATGAAAAAGCTATGCAGGCGGCCCCCTATGCGCTTCTGGCGGCTTTGCTGGCCCGGTCCTGCGGCAGCGGAACCGATCTTAAGCACCTTAATGCCTTGCTCAAGCTTGGCGACCTGCTCTGCTCCGTGACCGGCAGTGTGCATTTTTCAGCTGAGGATGCCGTGCTGACGGCTTTTGCCCTTATGGTCGAGCGCAGAGTTGTTCACGATATGTGCGCAGAGAGGAACATACCATAATGCGGATTTTGAACGATATAGGCATGGTGCTGGGCGACACGTCGCGTTCGCGGGTATATCTGCAGGCGCTGGCTGCCCACGGCTTTGTGGTGGCTCATGCCTTTCTGCTGCCGGCCGGAGAAAAAGGCCGTCCGGGACAGCTGTGTGACCTGCAGGCTCAAACGCACGATACGCACGAGGCGCCGTGGGGCACGGTGGACCTGACTCTCGGCGTGCAGGGGCTGCTCCGGACGCAGGCGGCTGCCTGCACTGTTCTGCCTTCGGGTGATATCAATCATCCCGATGTGGTGGACATACTGGCGCAGGCCGCGCAGCCGGTGATGATCTATTCAGGCTTCGGGGGTGTTATTCTGCGGCAGGCGGTGCTGGGCTGCGGTAAGCGTTTTCTGCATGTGCATGGCGGGTACCTGCCGGACTATAAAGGCAGTACGGCAAATTATTACAGCTATCTGGCAGATGGCTGCTGCGGGGCGTCATCAATTTTCATGTCGGACAGGATAGATTCCGGACCGGTGCTGGTGCGGCAGCGTTTTCTGCCGCAGGGAAGCCTGCGGCAGGTGGACCATGTGCTTGATGCCTGCTACCGCGCGCAGGTGCTGTGCAGCACGCTGCAACTGTATCTTGAACACGGCAGCTGGCCGGATGCCGGATGCCGGGGCGAAGGGCGGGTGTATTACATAATGCACCCTGTGCTGCGCCATATAGCCGTATGCAGCAGCATGAAGGAGAACCATGCGTAAAACCTACCGCAGCGAAGACACCCGCAGCTACTGGCAACGCCGCTGGAGTGCCATTCCGGCAGATGCTCCCATGGAAAATGAATCCGCGTATCCTTTACGGTATGCGCTGGCGGCTTCGGCCATGGTCCGCGGCCGTATGCTGGAGGCAGGTTGCGGTGCAGGAAGATTGCTCCGGTATTTTTTCAATCGCGGGCATGACATTGTGGGCATGGATTACATCGCCGAGGCCGTGCAGAAGCTGAAGGAAACAGCCCCGTCCCTGCCCGTGGAAGTGGGGGATATCACCGGCA
Above is a window of Oleidesulfovibrio alaskensis DSM 16109 DNA encoding:
- a CDS encoding formyltransferase family protein; this translates as MRILNDIGMVLGDTSRSRVYLQALAAHGFVVAHAFLLPAGEKGRPGQLCDLQAQTHDTHEAPWGTVDLTLGVQGLLRTQAAACTVLPSGDINHPDVVDILAQAAQPVMIYSGFGGVILRQAVLGCGKRFLHVHGGYLPDYKGSTANYYSYLADGCCGASSIFMSDRIDSGPVLVRQRFLPQGSLRQVDHVLDACYRAQVLCSTLQLYLEHGSWPDAGCRGEGRVYYIMHPVLRHIAVCSSMKENHA